The following are from one region of the Advenella mimigardefordensis DPN7 genome:
- a CDS encoding DUF1153 domain-containing protein has protein sequence MSMIMEDEIKRWTAKRKSALVLDLIQGKTTVSEASRTYGLPPSEVENWVDEGKRGMENALRVNPLDLKDHYERQLKQLQQAYGEAMLELRASKKIQSMLDEEDK, from the coding sequence ATGAGTATGATCATGGAAGATGAAATCAAACGCTGGACAGCCAAGCGTAAAAGCGCATTGGTGCTGGACCTTATCCAGGGCAAAACGACGGTTTCAGAAGCCAGTCGCACTTATGGTTTGCCACCGTCCGAGGTGGAGAACTGGGTAGACGAGGGCAAACGCGGGATGGAAAATGCGCTGAGAGTGAATCCTTTGGATCTCAAGGATCACTATGAGCGTCAGCTCAAACAATTGCAGCAGGCATACGGAGAAGCGATGCTGGAGCTGCGAGCGAGCAAAAAGATACAGTCCATGCTGGACGAAGAAGACAAGTGA
- a CDS encoding low affinity iron permease family protein, whose product MDQLFARFATVIAHATGSPITFILCVAAVLLWAISGPFFGFSETWQLVINTGTTIITFLMVFLIQNTQNRDSAALQTKLDELIRSSDAEDQFMGIETMTDKELEALHEKCERQAKHSQMMLQKTHAERRARKSRKS is encoded by the coding sequence ATGGATCAATTATTTGCAAGATTCGCGACCGTTATTGCCCATGCAACCGGCAGTCCTATCACCTTCATTCTTTGCGTCGCGGCGGTTCTGCTTTGGGCCATTTCAGGTCCCTTCTTTGGGTTTTCAGAAACCTGGCAACTCGTGATCAATACCGGAACAACCATCATTACGTTTTTGATGGTGTTTCTTATACAGAATACACAGAATCGGGACAGTGCCGCGCTGCAGACCAAGCTGGATGAACTTATTCGATCATCGGACGCAGAAGACCAGTTCATGGGTATTGAAACAATGACAGATAAAGAGCTGGAAGCACTGCATGAAAAATGCGAGCGTCAGGCCAAGCACTCGCAGATGATGCTGCAAAAAACCCACGCAGAAAGGCGCGCGCGCAAAAGTCGAAAGAGTTAG
- a CDS encoding Bug family tripartite tricarboxylate transporter substrate binding protein: protein MKKVQFIRSVVVGFTLLFSANSQAETFPDKPIRWIVPYSAGGTTDVMARHLATEMGKTLKQTIVIENKPGAASIIGATAIARATPDGYTIGTVDSGTLAFNPALYKSLTYDAMKDFSFIGGLGKMPIVLAVNNAFPADNLAQFVDLVKKEPGKITSASSGHGSPLHMAIELFNHKQKLNLLHVPYKGSAPAVQDLMSGQINSMFVDLPPSISVIRAKKIKVLAVATPERMAILPDVPTFDEAGVKGFEAYAWQSLVGPKGMPKERLAMLNKALNDALTSDTIRQKFSEIGIQPMPMQPGQLEHFAGSEHETWGNLIREADIKLAN from the coding sequence ATGAAAAAAGTCCAATTTATCAGATCAGTCGTCGTTGGCTTTACGTTGCTATTTTCTGCCAATTCGCAAGCCGAGACCTTTCCGGATAAACCAATTCGCTGGATCGTACCATACAGCGCAGGCGGTACAACAGATGTCATGGCACGGCATCTGGCAACTGAAATGGGAAAAACGCTGAAACAGACGATTGTGATTGAAAATAAACCAGGTGCAGCAAGCATTATTGGCGCCACAGCCATTGCTCGTGCAACACCAGATGGCTATACGATCGGTACGGTTGATTCGGGAACACTGGCCTTCAATCCGGCTTTGTATAAATCGCTCACCTATGATGCCATGAAAGACTTCTCTTTCATCGGAGGCCTCGGAAAAATGCCTATTGTACTGGCAGTAAACAATGCTTTTCCAGCGGACAACCTGGCGCAATTCGTAGACTTGGTAAAAAAAGAACCTGGCAAAATCACCTCTGCCTCGTCGGGGCATGGCTCACCCTTGCATATGGCCATTGAACTATTCAACCACAAGCAGAAACTGAATCTATTGCATGTGCCATACAAAGGTTCAGCACCAGCTGTGCAGGATCTTATGAGCGGTCAGATCAATTCAATGTTCGTTGATTTGCCGCCCTCTATTTCCGTGATTCGCGCAAAGAAAATTAAAGTGCTTGCCGTTGCAACGCCAGAGCGCATGGCTATCTTACCCGACGTACCCACTTTTGATGAAGCCGGTGTCAAAGGATTCGAAGCCTATGCCTGGCAAAGCCTGGTCGGCCCCAAAGGCATGCCGAAGGAAAGGCTGGCTATGTTGAACAAAGCGCTCAATGACGCATTAACATCTGACACCATTCGACAAAAATTCTCTGAAATTGGAATTCAGCCGATGCCAATGCAACCGGGACAATTGGAACACTTTGCAGGATCTGAGCATGAGACTTGGGGTAACCTTATTCGTGAGGCAGACATTAAACTCGCAAATTAA
- a CDS encoding MurR/RpiR family transcriptional regulator, producing MTAENFLNTLANQYSDLPKQLKVIATFVESHQDEIPVLRVQDIAQACSVQSSAVVRFAQRFGFKGYSEMQAVFTDQLLTVIPKHQQYRDRVRQELSGDNTHDSLTLTDKLVSNGIKSLEDLQSSLDQALLDNAATALAQARKIYIAGMGRSLPIASYLVYALQNLEREVVFLNGLGGVPEQYMRTMNSEDVLLAISFAPYAEQTQTCLRHAKESGASIVLISDAALSPISHFTHLLLCSTDIQTLSFRTLTATMCLAQILFLSLAYKLETTQQDK from the coding sequence ATGACAGCAGAGAATTTTTTAAACACGCTGGCCAATCAGTACAGCGATTTGCCGAAGCAACTCAAGGTAATTGCAACCTTTGTAGAAAGCCATCAGGATGAAATTCCCGTATTGCGAGTACAAGACATTGCGCAGGCCTGCTCGGTGCAATCATCAGCTGTTGTGCGTTTTGCCCAGCGTTTTGGCTTCAAGGGCTATAGCGAAATGCAGGCGGTTTTTACCGACCAGTTGCTCACCGTTATACCCAAGCATCAACAATACCGCGACCGCGTCCGCCAGGAACTTTCCGGTGATAACACCCATGACTCCCTGACCTTGACCGACAAACTCGTCTCCAACGGAATAAAAAGCCTTGAGGACCTGCAGAGCAGCCTGGATCAGGCTCTATTGGACAACGCTGCGACAGCACTGGCTCAAGCACGAAAAATCTATATTGCAGGCATGGGCAGATCGCTGCCCATTGCATCCTATCTGGTCTACGCATTACAAAATCTTGAACGCGAAGTTGTTTTTCTCAACGGGCTTGGTGGCGTACCCGAACAATATATGCGGACGATGAATAGCGAGGACGTATTGCTTGCAATCAGTTTTGCCCCCTACGCCGAGCAAACCCAGACTTGCCTTCGTCACGCAAAAGAATCCGGAGCGTCAATAGTACTTATCAGCGATGCTGCCCTATCGCCCATCAGCCACTTCACTCATCTTCTGCTGTGTAGTACGGATATTCAGACACTATCTTTCAGAACCCTGACAGCAACAATGTGTTTGGCTCAAATACTCTTTTTATCGCTTGCCTACAAATTGGAAACAACACAGCAAGACAAATAA